The Mesotoga sp. UBA6090 sequence TTATCCTTTGAGGGAAGTACAGAAAGAGGAACGGCATTTTTGATTCTAAATATCCTCACCATTCCAGGTCCCGAAATCCTTGAGGCGAAGACAAAGGTTTGAGCCTCGGCAATTACCGCTTTCTCTCTAACGCCCTTCTCCCTGAATATCTTGTCAAACTCCAGCGCCCCTCCGGTACGACCGGGATTCAATACAATTATCTGACCCTCGTCAATACATTCGGCCAGTTTCTCGGCAATCTGAGCGTGGGCGAAGGCCGGCACAACGACCATGATAGCTTCGGCACCCTCTATCGCCTTCTTCATATCCGTACCAACGTATCTTAGCTTTGCCTTTCCAGCCGACTCACCTTCGACTCTTATCTTCCTTCCTGAGAGTAACGGTGAGATTCGTTTCTGACTTCTGTTGTATAGCGAGACATCGTGTCCTCGCATGGCAAGAACTGCCGAAAGAGCCTGTCCACCGTTGCCTGCACCAACTACTGCTATCTTCATAGAACCACCTCCTCAATCCCCTGTTCAGAAAAGAATAAGAGACAAATGATAACTCTCGAAGAACACACACTTAAATGGCAAATAGCCATCTTTGCACTCTAATTATACAGAAATCTTCCTTGTGAACTAAGTGAATGAACCCTTCTGAGCTATAGGAGGGCGATGCGTGGACTTGGCTTCAGAAATGAATTGTGGAGATTTTGACTCATGTTATAATTGTTATGTACTGAAACGACCATGATCCTAGAAGTAGCTTCAGATCAGTCTTCACGCATGGAACAAAACGGAGGGATTTTGAAATGAGCGGAATTGCTGTCTTCCATGGGGGCGCGAGAGAAATGACCGAAGAGGCGCTTTCTTTCCTCGCCCATAGGGGAAGCCGTACAAAGGTCCTCGATACAGACCGGCAAATTGCTATGGGGGCCGTGATGAGCAATGCATTTGGCGGTAATATGAATGTCTTTGAAGGACGGGGAGAGTACGTCATTTTTGACGGTATACTCAAGAACCACTTCGACGCACCCTGGCCGGAGAAGATACTGAGTCTTTACAAGAAGTACGGGAATCGATTCATAGATAGACTGGACGGTTCTTTCGCCTTCGCTGTTCATACAGCTAGAGAAACTCTGATCGCCCGAGACCCCCTTGGCCTTAAGCCTCTTTACTACTGTGACATAGATGGAGCAATCGCATGCGCATCTGAACTGAAAGGACTGGCTCCTTTCTGCAGCGAGGTGAAGATCTTTCCGCCAGGTCACTACTTCTCTTCTATCGAAGGCTTCAAGAAGTACTCTTCTCTAGAAGACTTGCTTACTGATGAACCCGATGTTGGAAGCGAGGAAGAGGCAGCCGAATTGCTGCGGAATTCTCTTGAAGAGGCCGTTGAAAACAGGCTCTCGGCAATCAAGTCCGACACTATAGTCTTTTTGAGCGGAGGCCTGGACAGCAGCTGCATAGCGGCGGTGGCGAGTTCTCTTAATGGATCGTTGAGAACATTTACGGTGGGAAGCGGAGACGGAGAGGATCCGGAATTTGCAAGGGAGGTTTCAGGATATCTCGGTACGGACCACAGGGAGTACACTTACGATTTCGAAGAGATGCTTGAGGTACTGCCGGAAGTGATCTATCATCTCGAGTCGTTCGATCCTCCCTTAGTAAGGAGTGCGATTCCAAATTATCTAGTCTCGAAGCTGGCCGCCGAAGAAGGAAGTTCCTTCGTCTTCATGGGAGAAGGCGCAGATGAACTCTTCGCCGGCTATGAGTATATGAAGGATCTCCCTACGGCAGAATCGATAGATAAGGAGTCACTAAGGATTACTAGAAACGGTTATCGTTCGGGCTTTCAGCGCAATGACAGGATGTCCTTAGCGTTTGGAATCGAGTTCGACGTACCGTTCATGGACCCTTCAGTTGTGAATCTCGCATTCTCAATTCCCGTCGATTGGAAAATCCACGGGCCGGAAAAGACCGAGAAGTGGATTCTCAGAAAGGCGTTCGAGAGCGAACTTCCCGAAAGTGTCGTATGGCGAAAAAAGAGTAAGTTCAGCGTTGGCTCAGGCTCATCGCATCTAATGAAGGAATATGCTGAAGAGAAAATCAGCGACTCCGAATTCGAGACTGAAAGGCAAGAGAAAGGAATTAGGTCGAAGGAAGAGCTTCTTTATTACCGTATATTCGACGACTTGTTCCCTTCCGGAAGCGCCGCAGAAACAGTTTACAGAAGCTGATTACAGAGACTAGTTCTTGGAAAGCTCACAATCCGACAATAAACGGTTCGTTCGCGGGTGATGTTCTTATTACAGCTTCCAGGTAAGGAAGCCCTTCAACATCTTCCAGATCGCAGCATACCGACGAGCCGGAACCGCTCACAAACCAGAAATTCGGGTGCCTTTCTTCGATGCAGCTAATTAGCTCTTTCATTCTGGGGTCGCTGTCTATTCTGTGGATCTGGTGGATACTGTCTTGAGTATATCTGAAAGCTTCGGTCAGATTGCCTTTGGCAATCTTCGAGATGAACTGAGAGACATTCTTTAGGTTGCTTACCGCGTCCCTGAAGGGAATTGATTCAGGAAGCGCCTCTCTCATCTCGTCTGTGGAAAGTTTGAATTCAGGCACAAGAAATGTCAGCCTTTCATTAGTCATTTCAAATTTTTCATAATCAAGTCTTTCGCTGTCATAGTAAGAGACTACAAGCCCTCCGAGCATACAAGGAACGATGTTGTCGGGATGGCCTTCGATCTCCGTTCCGATCTGGAGAAGCGTCCTTATGGGAATACTTCCGCCGGTCATGATGTTCGCTATAAACAGAGCTGAGGCGATCGCTGCTGCACTTGAACCCAGGCCGCGAGCCGGCGGGATATTGCACTCCTGAATTATCTGAACTCCCGGCACCATCTTTCCTGTGGCCTTCTCAAATCTCTCTATAGCATTTCCGAAAATCTGTTGTGCCTCTTCTATTTCCCTTCCATATCTGCCAATCGATAGAACCTTAAGTCGATTCGCCTTCTCAAACTGAACGGTATTGTGGAGCTTCAGCGCCATGCCCATTACATCGAAGCCGCTTCCCATATTTGCCGTTGTGGCCGGTGCTCTCAGTCTCATTTCAAACCCGCCTCTTGAAGGACGGTCTCCAGACTGTTCTTTAACACTACAGGCCTGTCAACAGACTTAAGAACTGCTTCAGGATCTTTCAGGCCGTTTCCAGTCAAAGTGCAGACAACTACATCGCTGGGATGGATGATACCTTGGTGCACCTTTCTCAATAAACCGCCAAAAGAAGCCGCGGAGGCAGGCTCACAGAATACGCCTTCCGAGCTCGCAAGCAGCTTCTGCGCGTTCAGGATCTCCTCGTCTGTCAAGGCTTCGATTACCCCTCCCGACTCGTCTCTTGCAGCGACTGCTCTCTTCCAGCTCGCAGGGTTGCCAATCCTGATAGCGGTCGCAATAGTTTCGGGATGTTCGAAGACTCTGTCATATACAATCGGGGCAGCTCCCTCTGCCTGAAATCCCATCATCTTCGGGAGACTGTCTGAAAGACCATTTTCATGATATTCTTGGTAACCCATCCAGTAGGCTGTG is a genomic window containing:
- a CDS encoding asparagine synthase-related protein, whose amino-acid sequence is MSGIAVFHGGAREMTEEALSFLAHRGSRTKVLDTDRQIAMGAVMSNAFGGNMNVFEGRGEYVIFDGILKNHFDAPWPEKILSLYKKYGNRFIDRLDGSFAFAVHTARETLIARDPLGLKPLYYCDIDGAIACASELKGLAPFCSEVKIFPPGHYFSSIEGFKKYSSLEDLLTDEPDVGSEEEAAELLRNSLEEAVENRLSAIKSDTIVFLSGGLDSSCIAAVASSLNGSLRTFTVGSGDGEDPEFAREVSGYLGTDHREYTYDFEEMLEVLPEVIYHLESFDPPLVRSAIPNYLVSKLAAEEGSSFVFMGEGADELFAGYEYMKDLPTAESIDKESLRITRNGYRSGFQRNDRMSLAFGIEFDVPFMDPSVVNLAFSIPVDWKIHGPEKTEKWILRKAFESELPESVVWRKKSKFSVGSGSSHLMKEYAEEKISDSEFETERQEKGIRSKEELLYYRIFDDLFPSGSAAETVYRS
- a CDS encoding homoserine kinase translates to MRLRAPATTANMGSGFDVMGMALKLHNTVQFEKANRLKVLSIGRYGREIEEAQQIFGNAIERFEKATGKMVPGVQIIQECNIPPARGLGSSAAAIASALFIANIMTGGSIPIRTLLQIGTEIEGHPDNIVPCMLGGLVVSYYDSERLDYEKFEMTNERLTFLVPEFKLSTDEMREALPESIPFRDAVSNLKNVSQFISKIAKGNLTEAFRYTQDSIHQIHRIDSDPRMKELISCIEERHPNFWFVSGSGSSVCCDLEDVEGLPYLEAVIRTSPANEPFIVGL